A single region of the Methylocystis echinoides genome encodes:
- the fabA gene encoding 3-hydroxyacyl-[acyl-carrier-protein] dehydratase FabA: MSERRSSFGYEDLLACGREELFGPGNAQLPLPPMLMFDRIPEIFEEGGEHGKGYMRAELDIKPSLWFFDCHFKGNPVMPGCLGLDALWQMVGFYLAWLGNPGRGMALGVGEVKFSGQVRPHTKLVTYGIDLKRVRTGKLVLGLADGWVAADGERIYEAKDLKVGLANAPAAAE; this comes from the coding sequence ATGAGCGAACGGCGCTCGTCATTCGGCTATGAGGATTTGTTGGCCTGCGGGCGGGAGGAGCTGTTCGGCCCGGGCAATGCGCAGCTGCCGCTGCCGCCGATGCTGATGTTCGATCGCATCCCGGAGATTTTCGAGGAGGGCGGCGAGCACGGCAAGGGCTACATGCGCGCCGAACTCGACATCAAGCCGAGCCTCTGGTTCTTCGATTGCCACTTCAAGGGCAATCCGGTGATGCCCGGCTGCCTCGGCCTCGACGCCCTGTGGCAGATGGTCGGGTTCTATCTCGCCTGGCTCGGCAATCCGGGGCGCGGCATGGCGCTCGGCGTCGGCGAGGTGAAGTTTTCCGGTCAGGTCCGCCCGCACACCAAGCTCGTCACTTACGGGATTGATCTCAAGCGCGTGCGCACCGGCAAGCTCGTGCTCGGCCTGGCCGACGGCTGGGTCGCCGCGGACGGCGAGCGCATCTATGAGGCGAAGGACCTGAAGGTCGGCCTCGCCAATGCGCCGGCGGCGGCTGAGTGA
- the irrA gene encoding iron response transcriptional regulator IrrA has protein sequence MSRPPMDAFLNRPPSPDCPTPRKTVHEMLVAAGLRPTRQRMALGELLFRGCDRHVTAERLFDEAVAARLSVSLATVYNTLHQFTDAGLLREIAVDGTRVYFDTNVHDHHHFLIEEDGELHDIPGTNVTVANLPTPPEGLRIDRVDVVVRLRRDDDRQG, from the coding sequence ATGAGCCGCCCGCCGATGGACGCTTTCCTCAACCGACCGCCTTCGCCCGACTGCCCGACGCCCCGCAAGACCGTCCACGAGATGCTCGTCGCGGCGGGGCTGCGGCCGACGCGACAGCGCATGGCGCTGGGCGAACTTCTCTTCCGCGGCTGCGACCGCCATGTGACGGCGGAGCGTCTCTTCGACGAGGCCGTGGCCGCGCGGCTCTCGGTGTCGCTGGCGACCGTTTACAATACCCTGCATCAATTTACGGATGCGGGACTGCTGCGCGAGATCGCCGTGGACGGGACGCGGGTCTATTTCGACACCAATGTCCACGACCACCATCATTTCCTCATCGAGGAAGACGGCGAGCTGCACGACATTCCGGGAACCAATGTCACCGTCGCCAATCTGCCCACGCCGCCCGAGGGGCTGCGGATCGACCGGGTGGATGTGGTGGTGCGGCTGCGGCGGGACGACGATCGGCAAGGCTGA
- a CDS encoding DUF2157 domain-containing protein has product MDDRKHVAWLYDQLPALIAEGALTDETAARLRARYGPLEEGAGRRRAIVLFGILGAALIGGGVILLLAHNWEALGRLVRGLLALALLFIAQGLSFWVLARRPASMAWREGAGTLQTMAIGASIALVSQTYHTGGAFEDFLLLWALLALPVAYLLRATLPAILYLCAIAYWASAQTFFARFLPFVPDAFAYWVLLALALPWWGLALRENRHGARSSLFGWALVLTLPVGYALSLQHSAEVLWPLWCCALVAVLYLAGERWQADAPSLRQRPLLIAGALGFGALGLFLSFGDAWRFQAFQALLRGERELFLAHPAEFAIGLLWVVAALALWADALRRGVANAALVGALPVVALAGYAIGDHAPGGAAALFNLYLLIVGVGVLVTGFRTQRLGLVNAGMAVLSALIFCRFFDSDLGFVARGVAFIVVGAGFLAANLVLLRKKGAAVR; this is encoded by the coding sequence ATGGATGACAGAAAGCACGTCGCATGGCTCTACGATCAGCTTCCGGCGCTGATCGCCGAGGGGGCGCTCACCGACGAGACCGCTGCGCGGCTGCGGGCGCGCTATGGTCCGCTGGAGGAGGGAGCCGGGCGCCGGCGCGCGATTGTTCTGTTCGGCATCCTCGGCGCCGCGCTGATCGGGGGAGGCGTCATTCTGCTTCTCGCCCATAATTGGGAGGCGCTCGGCCGTCTCGTCCGTGGCTTGCTCGCGCTGGCGCTGCTGTTCATCGCGCAGGGGCTGAGCTTCTGGGTTCTCGCCCGCCGGCCCGCGAGCATGGCCTGGCGCGAGGGCGCGGGAACGCTGCAGACCATGGCCATCGGCGCCTCGATCGCGCTTGTCTCGCAGACCTATCACACCGGCGGGGCCTTCGAGGATTTTCTCCTCCTCTGGGCGCTGCTCGCCTTGCCTGTCGCCTATCTCCTGCGCGCGACGCTTCCGGCGATCCTCTATCTCTGCGCCATCGCCTATTGGGCGAGCGCGCAGACTTTCTTCGCGCGCTTCCTGCCTTTCGTCCCCGACGCCTTCGCCTATTGGGTCCTGCTCGCCCTGGCGCTGCCCTGGTGGGGGCTGGCGCTGAGGGAAAATCGACATGGCGCGCGGTCGAGCCTGTTCGGCTGGGCGCTGGTCCTGACCTTGCCCGTCGGCTATGCGCTTTCCCTGCAGCATAGCGCTGAGGTTCTGTGGCCGCTCTGGTGCTGCGCGCTTGTCGCTGTCCTCTATCTCGCCGGCGAGCGCTGGCAGGCGGACGCCCCGTCCCTGCGCCAGCGGCCGCTGCTGATCGCGGGCGCGCTCGGCTTCGGCGCGCTGGGTCTGTTCCTGTCCTTCGGGGACGCCTGGCGCTTTCAGGCGTTCCAGGCCTTGCTGCGCGGCGAGCGGGAGCTTTTTCTCGCCCATCCGGCGGAATTCGCCATCGGACTCCTCTGGGTCGTCGCGGCGCTTGCTCTGTGGGCCGACGCGCTTCGGCGCGGCGTCGCGAACGCAGCGCTTGTCGGCGCCCTGCCAGTGGTGGCCCTGGCCGGATATGCGATCGGCGATCATGCGCCGGGCGGGGCGGCGGCGCTGTTCAATCTCTATCTGCTGATCGTCGGCGTCGGCGTGCTGGTCACGGGCTTTCGCACGCAGCGGCTGGGTCTCGTCAACGCCGGCATGGCCGTGCTGTCGGCGCTGATCTTCTGCCGCTTCTTCGACTCCGACCTTGGCTTCGTCGCCCGCGGCGTCGCCTTCATCGTGGTCGGCGCGGGTTTCCTCGCCGCCAATCTCGTCCTCTTGCGCAAGAAGGGCGCGGCTGTCCGATGA
- a CDS encoding GDYXXLXY domain-containing protein has product MKQIWILAIFVAVALIQVAVPAHTIWRQERILAAGAAFKFRTAPVDPNDAFRGRFVALSFRDVFPLALEGATPEPGKPVYVAVAEDADGYAVLSEAFAAPPAGKPYVRATWDYAGGVTLPFDRFYLDEDKAPEAESAYRKEARQDNSYLLVRILDGGWAIEDLYVGGKPLAEAVGEAR; this is encoded by the coding sequence ATGAAGCAGATATGGATCCTCGCCATTTTCGTCGCCGTCGCGCTGATCCAGGTGGCCGTTCCGGCGCACACCATCTGGCGGCAGGAGCGTATCCTCGCGGCGGGCGCGGCGTTCAAGTTCCGCACGGCTCCCGTTGATCCCAACGACGCCTTCCGCGGCCGCTTCGTCGCCCTCTCCTTTCGCGACGTCTTCCCGCTGGCGCTCGAGGGCGCGACGCCCGAGCCCGGCAAGCCGGTCTATGTCGCGGTCGCCGAAGACGCCGATGGCTACGCCGTGTTGAGCGAAGCTTTCGCCGCGCCGCCCGCCGGCAAGCCTTATGTGCGGGCGACATGGGATTACGCGGGCGGCGTGACGCTGCCCTTCGATCGCTTTTATCTGGACGAGGACAAGGCGCCGGAAGCGGAGAGCGCCTACCGGAAGGAGGCGCGGCAGGACAATTCCTATCTGCTCGTGCGCATTCTGGACGGGGGCTGGGCGATCGAGGATCTTTATGTCGGGGGCAAGCCGCTGGCGGAGGCGGTCGGCGAGGCGCGGTAG
- a CDS encoding SH3 domain-containing protein, whose amino-acid sequence MTGLYAILGIITLIFTAPALAQEPQKGPVSGLPLPRYVSLKSDRVNVREGPSKEHPTVWIYERAGLPVEITAEFETWRKIRDSEGSEGWVLHSLLSGRRTALVAPWKKEPQLLVAADHATPVAKLGPGVIGTLRGCDGKWCRLAGKEFDGFMQQENLWGVYPGEKVE is encoded by the coding sequence TTGACAGGCTTGTATGCAATTCTCGGGATCATCACGCTCATTTTCACGGCGCCCGCGCTGGCGCAGGAGCCCCAGAAGGGGCCGGTGAGCGGGCTGCCCCTGCCGCGTTACGTCAGCCTCAAGTCGGACCGGGTGAATGTCCGCGAGGGGCCGAGCAAGGAGCATCCGACCGTCTGGATCTACGAGCGCGCCGGCCTCCCGGTCGAGATCACCGCCGAGTTCGAGACCTGGCGCAAGATCCGCGATTCGGAGGGCTCGGAGGGCTGGGTGCTGCATTCGCTGCTCTCCGGCCGCCGCACCGCCCTGGTCGCGCCCTGGAAGAAGGAGCCGCAGTTGCTGGTCGCCGCCGACCACGCGACGCCGGTCGCCAAACTCGGCCCCGGCGTGATCGGAACCCTGCGCGGCTGCGACGGCAAATGGTGCCGCCTCGCCGGCAAGGAGTTCGACGGTTTCATGCAGCAGGAAAATCTGTGGGGCGTGTATCCGGGCGAGAAGGTGGAGTAG
- a CDS encoding 2-hydroxyacid dehydrogenase — MPKKKPLVVVTRRLPDVIETRMCELFDTRLNETDRPMSHEELAEAMRTAEVLVPTITDRIDASLIAQAGEQMKLIANFGNGVDNIDVASALGRSITVTNTPGVLTEDTADMTMALILSVARRLVEGARAIPEGSWSGWSPTWMLGHRITGKRLGIVGMGRIGQALARRAKAFGLSIHYHNRRRAAVEIEEQLEATYWESLDQMLARVDVVSIHCPHTPATYHLLSARRLKHLRPHAILVNTARGEIVDENALVRMLEANEMAGAGLDVFEHEPAVSPKLLKLAQSGKVTLLPHMGSATIEGRVDMGEKVIINIKTFMDGHRPPDRVLPSML; from the coding sequence ATGCCCAAGAAAAAGCCCCTCGTCGTCGTGACGCGCCGGTTGCCCGACGTGATCGAGACCCGCATGTGCGAGCTCTTCGACACGCGGCTGAACGAGACCGACCGGCCGATGTCGCATGAGGAGCTGGCCGAGGCCATGCGCACCGCCGAGGTGCTCGTCCCCACCATCACCGATCGAATCGACGCCAGCCTGATCGCCCAGGCCGGCGAGCAGATGAAGCTCATCGCCAATTTCGGCAATGGCGTCGACAATATCGACGTCGCCTCGGCGCTCGGCCGTTCGATCACCGTCACCAACACGCCCGGCGTCCTCACCGAGGACACCGCCGACATGACGATGGCGCTGATCCTCTCGGTGGCGCGCCGCCTCGTGGAAGGCGCGCGGGCGATTCCGGAAGGCTCCTGGTCCGGCTGGTCGCCGACCTGGATGCTCGGCCATCGAATCACCGGCAAAAGGCTCGGCATCGTCGGCATGGGCCGCATCGGGCAGGCGCTGGCGCGCCGCGCCAAGGCCTTCGGCCTGTCGATCCATTACCACAACCGCCGCCGCGCCGCGGTCGAGATCGAGGAGCAGCTCGAGGCGACCTATTGGGAGTCGCTCGACCAGATGCTGGCCCGCGTCGACGTCGTGTCGATCCATTGCCCGCATACGCCGGCGACCTACCACCTGCTCTCGGCCCGCCGTCTGAAGCATCTGCGGCCGCACGCCATTCTGGTGAACACGGCGCGCGGCGAGATCGTCGACGAAAATGCGCTGGTGCGGATGCTGGAGGCAAATGAAATGGCCGGCGCCGGCCTCGATGTGTTCGAGCACGAGCCCGCCGTCTCGCCCAAGCTGCTCAAGCTGGCGCAGAGCGGCAAGGTCACGCTGCTGCCGCACATGGGCTCCGCCACCATCGAGGGGCGCGTCGACATGGGCGAGAAAGTCATTATCAATATCAAGACCTTCATGGACGGCCACCGGCCGCCGGACCGCGTGCTCCCCAGCATGTTGTGA
- a CDS encoding META domain-containing protein, whose product MKKLFPILAAVLSVAMIAAPAQAKKKAKPAEEGQAQGQEQPQQEGGGGPTDTAGIPRYVPFPHYRNFVLKEINGKAPPPVEIWINIDATGRANGFSGCKNWSGVFVIGPDRLGPKAMPAVNERQCDGSLAGVERELWGVLLSGPYWDVKGDELTLKGAKGGVLKWQRSL is encoded by the coding sequence ATGAAGAAGCTTTTCCCGATCCTCGCCGCCGTCTTGAGCGTCGCGATGATCGCCGCGCCGGCGCAGGCGAAGAAGAAGGCCAAGCCCGCCGAGGAGGGCCAGGCGCAGGGACAGGAGCAGCCGCAGCAAGAAGGCGGCGGCGGCCCGACCGACACGGCCGGCATTCCGCGCTATGTCCCGTTCCCGCATTATCGCAACTTCGTGCTGAAGGAGATCAACGGGAAGGCGCCGCCGCCCGTCGAGATCTGGATCAACATCGACGCCACCGGCCGCGCCAACGGCTTTTCGGGCTGCAAGAACTGGTCGGGCGTCTTCGTCATCGGCCCGGATCGGCTTGGCCCGAAGGCCATGCCGGCGGTCAATGAGCGCCAGTGCGACGGCAGTCTGGCGGGCGTCGAGCGCGAGCTGTGGGGCGTGCTGCTCTCCGGTCCCTACTGGGACGTGAAGGGCGACGAGCTGACGCTCAAGGGCGCCAAGGGCGGCGTGCTGAAATGGCAGCGTTCGCTCTGA
- the ispG gene encoding flavodoxin-dependent (E)-4-hydroxy-3-methylbut-2-enyl-diphosphate synthase has translation MTDAVETRLPDPIAAEPATRKKTCAVRIGSGATAVTVGGGAPIVVQSMTNTDTADIESTVAQVTALAQAGSELVRITVDRDEAAAAVPHIREKLDKKGITVPLVGDFHYIGHKLLADHPACAEALAKYRINPGNVGFKDKKDRQFGAIVELAAKHDKAVRIGANWGSLDQELLTHLMDINAASDRPIDARAVTREALARSALISAARAEEIGLPKNRIVISAKVSAVQDLIAVYRMLAERSDYALHLGLTEAGMGSKGIVASAAALGVLLQDGVGDTIRVSLTPEPGGDRSLEVKVAQEILQTMGFRTFVPLVAACPGCGRTTSTVFQELARDIQAHIRERMPVWRAQYPGVETLNVAVMGCIVNGPGESKHADIGISLPGTGETPAAPVFIDGKKAMTLRGEGIAEEFTRIVDEYIARRYGGVKEGAAAE, from the coding sequence ATGACCGACGCCGTCGAAACCCGCCTTCCCGACCCGATCGCCGCTGAACCGGCGACGCGCAAGAAAACCTGCGCCGTCCGTATCGGTTCGGGGGCGACGGCCGTGACCGTCGGCGGCGGCGCGCCGATTGTCGTGCAGTCCATGACCAACACCGACACGGCCGACATCGAGTCGACCGTGGCGCAGGTCACGGCGCTGGCGCAGGCGGGCTCCGAGCTCGTGCGCATCACCGTCGACCGCGACGAGGCGGCGGCGGCCGTGCCGCACATCCGCGAGAAGCTCGACAAGAAGGGGATCACCGTCCCGCTCGTCGGCGATTTTCATTACATCGGCCACAAGCTGCTCGCCGATCATCCGGCCTGCGCCGAGGCGCTCGCCAAATATCGCATCAATCCCGGCAATGTCGGCTTCAAGGACAAGAAGGACCGCCAGTTCGGCGCCATCGTCGAACTCGCCGCGAAGCACGACAAGGCGGTGCGCATCGGCGCGAACTGGGGCTCGCTCGATCAGGAGCTGCTCACCCATCTGATGGACATCAACGCCGCCTCCGACCGCCCCATCGACGCCCGCGCGGTGACCCGCGAGGCGCTGGCCCGTTCGGCGCTGATTTCGGCGGCGCGCGCCGAGGAAATCGGCCTGCCGAAGAACCGCATCGTCATTTCGGCGAAGGTCTCGGCGGTGCAGGATCTGATCGCCGTCTATCGCATGCTCGCCGAGCGCAGCGATTACGCGCTGCATCTCGGCCTGACCGAGGCCGGCATGGGCTCAAAGGGCATCGTCGCCTCGGCGGCGGCGCTCGGCGTGCTGCTGCAGGACGGCGTCGGCGACACGATCCGCGTCTCGCTCACCCCCGAGCCCGGCGGCGACCGGTCGCTGGAAGTGAAGGTCGCGCAGGAAATCCTGCAGACGATGGGCTTCCGCACCTTCGTCCCCCTCGTCGCCGCTTGCCCCGGCTGCGGGCGCACCACCTCGACGGTGTTTCAGGAGCTCGCGCGCGACATTCAGGCCCATATTCGCGAACGCATGCCGGTCTGGCGGGCGCAATATCCGGGCGTCGAGACGCTCAATGTGGCGGTGATGGGCTGCATCGTGAACGGCCCCGGCGAGTCGAAACACGCCGACATCGGCATTTCGCTGCCCGGTACCGGCGAGACGCCGGCGGCGCCCGTCTTCATCGACGGCAAGAAGGCGATGACGCTGCGCGGCGAGGGCATCGCCGAGGAATTTACGCGCATCGTCGATGAGTATATCGCGCGCCGCTATGGCGGCGTGAAGGAAGGCGCGGCGGCCGAGTAA
- a CDS encoding uracil-DNA glycosylase encodes MNPAPTPETRAALLALLDWYVESGVDLALDDAAHDRYADSARAPVTPAAAPVPPAREAAAATAPRPRAPVIAPPDEAARAAQAAAAQAETLDALAAALADFPHAPFRDMAQHFLFSAGTAGAPVMVFDAAPGATEESTGEAFSGLSARLLDNMLAAIGRNRDSAYLAYAAAWRPPGDRPLTPQEMAIFAPFARRHVALARPKALLLFGETPARMLLDTNEPLGPLRGKAFDIRCGEHVAKGYVFNGLAAILKSWSLKPTVWRDLRMAAAALGG; translated from the coding sequence ATGAACCCCGCACCGACCCCTGAAACGCGCGCGGCGCTGCTGGCGCTTCTCGACTGGTATGTCGAGAGCGGGGTCGATCTCGCGCTCGACGACGCGGCGCACGACCGCTACGCCGACAGCGCCCGCGCGCCGGTCACGCCCGCCGCCGCGCCGGTTCCTCCCGCGCGCGAGGCGGCGGCGGCGACGGCGCCGCGCCCCCGCGCGCCGGTCATCGCGCCCCCGGACGAAGCCGCCCGCGCCGCGCAGGCCGCCGCCGCCCAGGCCGAGACGCTCGACGCGCTGGCCGCCGCCCTCGCCGATTTCCCGCATGCGCCGTTCCGCGACATGGCGCAGCATTTCCTGTTCAGCGCGGGAACGGCTGGCGCGCCTGTGATGGTCTTCGACGCGGCGCCGGGCGCGACGGAGGAATCGACCGGCGAGGCCTTCAGCGGGCTGTCGGCGCGCCTGCTCGACAATATGCTCGCGGCGATCGGCCGGAACCGGGACAGCGCCTATCTGGCCTATGCCGCCGCCTGGCGACCGCCCGGCGACCGCCCCCTGACCCCGCAGGAAATGGCGATCTTCGCGCCATTCGCCCGCCGCCATGTGGCGCTCGCGCGGCCGAAAGCGCTGCTGCTCTTCGGCGAGACGCCGGCGCGCATGCTGCTCGACACGAACGAACCGCTCGGGCCCCTGCGCGGAAAAGCCTTCGACATCCGCTGCGGGGAGCATGTGGCGAAGGGGTATGTGTTCAACGGACTGGCCGCGATCCTGAAAAGCTGGTCGCTGAAACCGACGGTCTGGCGGGATCTGAGAATGGCCGCAGCGGCTCTGGGAGGGTGA
- a CDS encoding urease accessory protein UreH domain-containing protein produces MTQSGDEKSIGLKAHGMHCHGCEHVIETTLGRLAGVRRVEARYPTETVAVLYDPSETDAGAIRAAIAALGYRVEAPAQKPKPLLYRLALATLALAGIAALILVDTRWISDSGAPDISQRLSLWLIFTLGLVTGFHCIGMCGGFVVSYATAEAKAGRPALAGHLAFAVAKTLSYTTIGALFGAAGAVIAFTPLLRGVAGVAAGLFLIVFGLNMLGLFQPLRRFRLGLPAPLQRWVFREAQGRHRPFVIGLLNGLMIACGPLQAMYVMAAGTGSAVEGAKMLFAFGLGTLPVMLAFGALSSLLSHTLTHRLLRASGVIVVVLGAVMVNRGLILTGSGADLASLISRLRPQETPAPASQHAPAAQVIEMTANGLGYEPARFTLIRGVPVKWVINATEITSCNKRIVVSALGLEFDLNPGRQTIDFTPRQSGVIPWSCWMGMMRGEFIVREPGAAPAGEAAREAATPEAQAPPQAQAQATAPAAPEPRAYVVRRGDTLQRIARRLYGDARRWRDIAAANPGLRNGRLAPGTVLRLPNDGAGGKR; encoded by the coding sequence ATGACCCAAAGCGGCGACGAAAAAAGCATCGGGCTCAAAGCCCATGGCATGCATTGCCATGGCTGCGAGCATGTCATCGAAACAACGCTGGGCCGGCTTGCCGGCGTCCGGCGCGTCGAGGCGCGTTATCCCACGGAAACGGTCGCCGTCCTTTACGACCCCTCGGAGACGGACGCCGGCGCGATCCGGGCGGCGATCGCGGCGCTGGGCTATCGGGTCGAGGCGCCGGCGCAAAAGCCCAAGCCCTTGCTTTACCGTCTGGCGCTGGCGACGCTGGCGCTCGCCGGAATCGCCGCGCTGATCCTCGTCGACACGCGCTGGATCAGCGACAGCGGCGCCCCCGATATTTCGCAGCGCCTCAGCCTGTGGCTTATCTTTACGCTGGGCCTTGTCACCGGCTTCCATTGCATCGGCATGTGCGGCGGCTTCGTCGTGAGCTATGCGACCGCCGAGGCGAAGGCGGGGCGTCCCGCGCTCGCCGGCCATCTCGCTTTCGCCGTCGCCAAGACGCTCTCCTATACGACCATCGGCGCGCTGTTCGGCGCGGCCGGCGCCGTCATCGCCTTCACGCCGCTGCTGCGCGGCGTCGCAGGCGTCGCGGCGGGGCTGTTTCTCATCGTCTTCGGCCTCAACATGCTGGGGCTGTTCCAGCCGCTGCGGCGGTTTCGGCTCGGCCTTCCCGCGCCGTTGCAACGCTGGGTGTTCCGCGAGGCGCAGGGGCGGCATCGGCCTTTCGTCATCGGCCTGCTGAACGGGCTCATGATCGCCTGCGGCCCCTTGCAGGCGATGTATGTCATGGCCGCCGGAACCGGCAGCGCCGTCGAGGGCGCCAAAATGCTGTTCGCCTTCGGCCTCGGCACGCTCCCGGTGATGCTCGCCTTCGGCGCCCTTTCCTCCCTGCTCTCGCACACATTGACCCATCGCCTGCTGCGCGCCTCGGGCGTCATCGTCGTTGTGCTGGGCGCGGTGATGGTCAATCGCGGCCTGATCCTCACCGGCTCCGGCGCCGATCTCGCCTCGCTCATCTCGCGCCTGCGTCCGCAGGAGACGCCGGCGCCCGCATCGCAACACGCGCCCGCCGCGCAGGTGATCGAGATGACGGCCAATGGGCTCGGCTACGAACCCGCGCGTTTCACCCTGATCAGGGGCGTTCCGGTGAAATGGGTCATCAACGCAACGGAAATCACGAGCTGCAACAAGCGCATCGTGGTTTCGGCGCTTGGACTCGAATTCGACCTGAATCCCGGTCGGCAGACGATTGACTTCACGCCCCGGCAAAGCGGCGTCATTCCCTGGAGCTGCTGGATGGGAATGATGCGCGGCGAATTCATCGTGAGGGAGCCGGGCGCGGCGCCAGCGGGAGAGGCGGCAAGAGAGGCGGCGACGCCGGAGGCGCAGGCTCCGCCGCAGGCGCAGGCGCAGGCGACCGCGCCCGCCGCGCCGGAGCCGCGCGCCTATGTCGTTCGGCGCGGCGATACGCTCCAGCGCATTGCGCGCCGCCTTTATGGCGACGCGCGTCGCTGGCGCGACATCGCCGCCGCCAACCCCGGCCTGCGCAACGGCCGGCTCGCGCCGGGAACCGTGCTCCGGCTTCCAAATGACGGGGCGGGCGGAAAGCGGTAA
- a CDS encoding FkbM family methyltransferase, whose protein sequence is MQSAGDRGVTPFELKILRYKEKIRNSLLTEVKVTDQQFESVFVCENDMQAARALSLWIKEAGTMAWLDANLKAGDRFLDIGANVGIYSIAAAHRVGPTGKVYAAEPHKFNVCSLMTNILRNGFEDRVTVLTVPLTSERCATQFNYSSIIPASTGSQLGSTKRDGRGGKDFVPVLTELTVGLSLDEVVDLGMIERPDLIKIDVDGIELQILQGMKRLLLSPNRPRSVQVELNLGEQDDVIAFLDDHGYDLDHRHFTLQGKLFLDAGKSVSEIAHNAVFVPRS, encoded by the coding sequence TTGCAGTCGGCAGGCGACAGGGGCGTAACTCCTTTTGAGCTGAAAATTCTCCGCTACAAGGAGAAGATCCGCAACTCCCTTTTGACGGAAGTGAAGGTCACGGACCAGCAGTTCGAAAGCGTCTTCGTCTGCGAAAACGACATGCAGGCGGCCCGGGCCCTCTCGCTCTGGATCAAGGAAGCCGGCACGATGGCGTGGCTCGACGCCAATCTCAAGGCCGGCGACCGCTTCCTCGACATCGGCGCCAATGTCGGGATCTACTCCATCGCCGCCGCCCATCGCGTCGGACCGACGGGCAAGGTCTATGCCGCGGAGCCGCACAAGTTCAACGTGTGCAGCCTGATGACCAATATCCTGCGCAACGGTTTCGAGGACCGCGTCACGGTGCTGACGGTTCCGCTCACATCCGAGCGCTGCGCGACGCAGTTCAACTACAGCAGCATCATTCCCGCCTCCACCGGCAGCCAGCTCGGCTCGACGAAGCGCGACGGGCGCGGCGGCAAGGATTTCGTGCCTGTTCTCACGGAACTCACTGTCGGCCTCAGTCTCGACGAGGTCGTCGATCTCGGCATGATCGAGCGCCCCGATCTGATCAAGATCGACGTGGACGGCATCGAACTGCAAATTCTTCAGGGCATGAAGCGCCTGCTCCTGTCGCCCAATCGTCCGCGCAGCGTTCAGGTCGAACTCAATCTCGGCGAGCAGGACGATGTCATCGCATTTCTCGATGACCATGGATACGACCTCGACCATCGTCATTTCACCTTGCAGGGAAAGCTTTTTCTCGACGCCGGCAAGAGCGTCTCGGAAATCGCGCATAACGCCGTTTTCGTTCCGCGCAGCTGA